The sequence ATTTTGATGAATTTTTATAGTGTAATGTTTATACCCAAACCCAACTCTCTCCTCTTCGGATATTTACCGCCATCAACCCCGGGCGACAGCACATCCGAAGAAAACTCCGGATCGAAGCCCGTATAATTGGTAAATGTGAGCAGGTTGACGCCGTATACATAGGCATTCAAGCCCTTGATACCGAACCTGCTGAGTATCTTAACCGGCACGTTGTAGTTAAACCTGGCGCTGGCTAAGCGTAAAAAGGTGCCGTCTTCCAGGTAAAAGCTGTTATTCCCCTTCTTCTGGTCGCCGTGGGTATCCTTATACGGGAAGTAAGGATACAGGGCAATATCACCCTGCTTACGCCAGGCAGTATAAATGGCCAGTGGCAATGTGGTACCGTTTGATGAACCAAAGGTGGATTGGTTTTCGAAAAAGGCATTATAGATCTGCCCGCCCACGGTAGCATTAACATTGAACGATAACGAGAAGCTTTTGTAGGTGAACGTATTGGCAAAACCAAGGAAGTATTTAGGTGTAGCGTTACCGATGATCTTGCGGTCGCTGTCATCTATCAAACTATCGCGGTTAACATTCAGCCATTCGGTATCACCACCAACCAATTTACCGGCCGGGCCATATAAGCTGTGCACATACCCGGTATATTTTTTCCCGTCGGCAGTGGTATAGTATTCGGCAGTTTTACCATCGGCAGATACGTTGACAGGGTTTAGCCTGTTCCAGTTACCATCATACGCGTTCGAGGCATCCCAACGGTAAATGCCTAACTGCTGCCAGCCATAAAAATCGCCTAAGCGTCCACCCTCCTGTATATAATGCTTATTATCTGATGTGATAAATGGCTGGTGGTTAAATAATGATTTTACAATACCACGCTGGAACGAGATATTACCGATAATATTCCATTTAAAGTTTTTGGTCATTACCGGCGTGCCGTTGATCGAAAACTCCATACCCTTATTCACAATATCGCCCACGTTTACGCGGATGGTGTTGAAGCCGGTTTCTTTAGGTATTTGCCTGTCGGCCAAAAGGTGGTTGGTAGCCTTGATGTAGTAATCGGCAACAAAACCCAGGCGGCCATGCAGGAAGGTCAGATCGATACCGAAATCTTTTTGTATGGTATTTTCCCACTGGATCTGGCTGTTGCCCAGTTTGGTTGCGGTTGTACCGCCGCCAACGCCATTATAATTCTCGTCAAAGTTGATCAGTGTAGATGATTCATAGTTACCTATACCATCATTACCCTGCTGGCCGAAGCTTGCCCTTAGCTTTCCATCATCCAAAAATGACTTGGTGAAGCCCATAAACTTCTCATCGGTAAAGCGCCACGCGGCCGAACCCGAGAAGAAGTTACCCCATTTGCTTTCCGGCCCGAACCTGGATGAACCGTCACGACGGAAAGTACCGGATAAAATATACTTCCCGCTAAAGCTATATCCCAAACGCCCGAATATAGATTGCGTAGAATGCGCGTTGGCGGTGGTGTAGCTTTTGGTAATATCGATATTACTGCCGTTGAATGTATAGATACTTTCGCTGATGAACGACGCCGGGATACCCTCATCATAAAAATCATCGTAGCGGCTGCGCTCAGCGCTCCAGCCTAACAAGCCGGTAAATGTATGCTTGGTACCAACGGTTTTGCTGTAGTTCAGGAAGCCTTGCAACTGCCAGTTAATAGTTTTATCCAATTCGTTCTTCCCACGGTTCTCGTTACCGTTATCATCCAAAAATTGGGGCTGGAAATAGATATTTTGCGAATTATCCAGCTGCGCGTTACCTACGCCCGTAAATCTCAGTCCCGGGAGGATAATATAATCCAGTGTGTTACTAAACTGCCCCCGGTATGCCTGCGTTTCGTTCTTTTCTAACAATACGTTGGCGATAGGGTTTCGTTTAGAGGATGTGTAACTGGTGAGCGACCCATCCGGCAGATAGATCCGGAGATTATTCGGTCGATCGAATATCGGTGTGAGCGATGTACCCGTACTCCAGTTCTGACTTCGCGTCCACGATACCGTAAGGTTAGTTGAATATTTTAACTTCGGCGTAGCCTGGAAATCGACGTTGATGCGTGATTGGCCACGTTTTGCAGATGTGTTCAGCGCGATACCACGGTCGTCAAGATAGTTCAAGCTACCATAATAGGTAAGTCCCTTTTGGCCGCCGCTTACGCTGAATTTCAGATCGTTTTTCTGTGCTGTATTACCCAGCAGCATCATTTCAAGATAGTTATCCGAATTATAGGCCGGGTTCAGCGAATCGGTAGCTGTACCCGCGCCGCTGCTGGTAGGGTTTTGTATCCTGCGCCATAAACGCAGATCGGCTGAGTTGGCTTGTGCTACGGTATGCGAGATCTGCCCGAACACGTGCGCGTATTGCACATCCAGTCTTGGCTTACCTTCTTTACCACGCTTGGTGGTGATCAGAATTACACCGTTGGCCGCACGCGCCCCGTATATTGATGCCGAAGCGGCATCTTTCAACACTTCGATAGTTTCAATATCATTAGGGTTGATGGCAGCAGCGTCGGTAGCGATAACACCATCGATAACATATAAAGGGGTGTTACCGCCGGTAGTCGAGAATGTCGACGCGCCGCGGATCTGGATAGTACCTTCGGCACCGGGTTCGCCGCTGTCGTTCACTACCAGTACACCTGCTGCCTGGCCCTGTAAGGCATCGTACAGGTTGATGGGTTGCCTTTCGGCAATTTGGGCAGCGCTTACCGATGTGATGGAGCCTGTCAGGTCGCGTTTTTTAGCGGTACCGCCGTAGCCCGTAACCACCACATCATCCAGCGTGCCCACGGCATCAGCCAGTGATACATTGATGGTAGTGCGACTGCCTACGGTCTCTTCCTTAGTAGTAAAACCTACATAAGTATACACCAGCACCGATTTTTCGTCGGGAGCATTGATGGTGTATTTACCGTTGATATCGGTAACGGTAATAATATTAGTTGCGCCTTTTACCCTGATGGTTACACCGGGCAGCGGCAAGCCTTTTGTATCGGTAACCGTGCCCTGCACTTTTATAATGGCAGCGGCGGCAGCGGGCTTATCCCCCCCTTCAAGTTTTCGCAAAACGATGGTTTGCTGAAAAACCTTGTAGGTAAGCTGCTGATTTTTAAGGAAGCGGTTAAGCGCCTCTTCAACAGTTACATTGTTTACATCCAATTCGAGGTTGTTTGCCGCCGGCAGATCGAGCTTATCGAACAGGAAATGGTAGTTAGTTTGTTTTTCTATTAACGACAGCACCTTCTCAACCGAAGTATGCTTCTCGTGAATAGTTACATTCTG comes from Mucilaginibacter mali and encodes:
- a CDS encoding TonB-dependent receptor, with protein sequence MKLTAFIIIAALTQLSAKSFSQNVTIHEKHTSVEKVLSLIEKQTNYHFLFDKLDLPAANNLELDVNNVTVEEALNRFLKNQQLTYKVFQQTIVLRKLEGGDKPAAAAAIIKVQGTVTDTKGLPLPGVTIRVKGATNIITVTDINGKYTINAPDEKSVLVYTYVGFTTKEETVGSRTTINVSLADAVGTLDDVVVTGYGGTAKKRDLTGSITSVSAAQIAERQPINLYDALQGQAAGVLVVNDSGEPGAEGTIQIRGASTFSTTGGNTPLYVIDGVIATDAAAINPNDIETIEVLKDAASASIYGARAANGVILITTKRGKEGKPRLDVQYAHVFGQISHTVAQANSADLRLWRRIQNPTSSGAGTATDSLNPAYNSDNYLEMMLLGNTAQKNDLKFSVSGGQKGLTYYGSLNYLDDRGIALNTSAKRGQSRINVDFQATPKLKYSTNLTVSWTRSQNWSTGTSLTPIFDRPNNLRIYLPDGSLTSYTSSKRNPIANVLLEKNETQAYRGQFSNTLDYIILPGLRFTGVGNAQLDNSQNIYFQPQFLDDNGNENRGKNELDKTINWQLQGFLNYSKTVGTKHTFTGLLGWSAERSRYDDFYDEGIPASFISESIYTFNGSNIDITKSYTTANAHSTQSIFGRLGYSFSGKYILSGTFRRDGSSRFGPESKWGNFFSGSAAWRFTDEKFMGFTKSFLDDGKLRASFGQQGNDGIGNYESSTLINFDENYNGVGGGTTATKLGNSQIQWENTIQKDFGIDLTFLHGRLGFVADYYIKATNHLLADRQIPKETGFNTIRVNVGDIVNKGMEFSINGTPVMTKNFKWNIIGNISFQRGIVKSLFNHQPFITSDNKHYIQEGGRLGDFYGWQQLGIYRWDASNAYDGNWNRLNPVNVSADGKTAEYYTTADGKKYTGYVHSLYGPAGKLVGGDTEWLNVNRDSLIDDSDRKIIGNATPKYFLGFANTFTYKSFSLSFNVNATVGGQIYNAFFENQSTFGSSNGTTLPLAIYTAWRKQGDIALYPYFPYKDTHGDQKKGNNSFYLEDGTFLRLASARFNYNVPVKILSRFGIKGLNAYVYGVNLLTFTNYTGFDPEFSSDVLSPGVDGGKYPKRRELGLGINITL